CAAATTCATCCTCAATTATAATAACTATGAGGTTGAGATAAACGGCGAAAAGATCCCAGCGCTCGGTTATCTTGTGAAATAGAAAGGGTGGTATGCAGCTTATGAACAGCGGAGCAGCGGTAAAACAAATACCGAACACACAGGTTAAAAAGCGTCGCAAAACCAAATCTCTCGATAAAAAAAAGGCGAGAATGGGTTGGATTTTTGTACTACCCTTCGTTCTCATCTTCGTGCTTGTATATGTCCCGATAGTATTTGATTCAATCAATTACAGTTTTAATGAAATAGAAATCCTTTCCGGCGGCGGATTCGACCTTGACTATGTGGGGTGGGATAACTACACATACGCTTTGATGGAAGACGCAAATTATGTTCAGGTTCTGACGACAGGCATACAACAGCTGATATTTGATATACCGGCAATCGTCATATTCTCTTTGTTTATGGCAGTCCTGTTGAATCAGAAGATGGTCGGACGTACCTTTTTCAGAGCGGTATTTTTCATTCCAGTAATTCTTTCTACCGGTATAATTGAAAGAATTGATACAGACAACCTCATGCGGACGGCAATTGACTCCGGAGTCGGTATTGAGACAGGCGATGATCAGATGAAAAACCAGGCTTCGCAGGTCATATCGATGATGGATGTTCGTGCCTTATTTGAAAACATGAAGGTCGGACAGGATCTTGTTAAATATGTCGTTCAAATGGTCAATAACATATATAACATTATAAACCGTTCCGGCGTACAGATGCTTATATTCCTTGCGGGGCTCCAGTCCATTTCGCCCGCGATTTACGAATCGTGCACAATGGAAGGTGCCACCGCGTGGGAGACCTTCTGGAAAATTACCTTCCCGATGATTTCTCCGATGATACTCGTCAACACGGTTTATACGGTAATTGACGCGTTCACATCACAGAACAACACGGTAATGCAATATATTCAGAAAGTCGGCATAATGACAGACGGTAACGTAAAATCTTCCGCAATGAGCTGGATGTACTTCCTGATCGTAATGCTGATAATATCTGTTGTTGCGGCATTGCTGAGCGCGTATGTATTCTACCAGCGCAAAGATTAAGAAAGGAGGAGACAAAAATGAATAATACCGATATAAAAACAGCTGAAAAGCTCAAGCATTCCGGAAAAAATTTAAATATCAATAAAAACGCGAACGCAAACAAGAAGATCAAGGTTGACTTCGAGGGAAAAACCAGCGCCGGAGAAAGATTCCGTCTTCGTGTATTCTCACTGTATTTTCTTAAAAATATCGTCTGGGTCATATTCAGACTCGTCCTCCTTCTTGGAATATCCTACGTTATAATCCTTCCCTTTGTGACAAAAATCGCCGGTTCGATCATGAGTCCGGACGACTTCCTGGACGTAACCGTAAAATTAATTTCAAAATATCCGACACTTGACACCTATAAGTACATCATTACTGAAAATAAGTATCTTACAGCGCTTTCCAATACGGCTATTCTTTCGCTTTTATGCGCAGTCGTGCAGATGTTGACCTGTGCTGTTGTTGGATACGGATTTTCGAAGTTTAAATTCCGCGGCAACAAGTTCCTGTTTTTATGTGTTGTTTTCACGATGATCGTACCTCACCAGACGCTTCAGCTTTCTATGTTCATGAAGTTCAGATATTTCGATATCTACGGAATTTATAGCTTTATATATAAAACATTTAATCTCGAATCGTTTTATACTATAGGCAAGGATAAATTCTTCAGGTTTGATTCAGTGAATCTCATCAACACATATTGGCCGCTCGCCATTCTCTCTTTCGGCGGACTCGCGTTTAAGAACGGACTTTATATATTTATTATGCGTCAGTTCTATAAAGGCGTTCCTGATGAGCTTGAAGAAGCGGCGTATGTCGATGGCTCCGGTGTTATAAAAACCTTTGTGAAAATCATCATTCCTCTTTCCATACCGATGATGGTCACAGTATTCCTATTCGCGTTTTCGTGGCAGTGGTCGGACAACTTCTATACAAGCTTCTTCTTTACAAAAGAAGGACTTTATTTGATGCCTCACATTGTGAGCGTTCCGAAAACTTTGGAAAAGGCATCTCAGCTGCTTCCTAATGCCGCGGCGTATCAAAACGCAATAACAAGCACATGCGGACTCATGATAGTATTTCCTCTTATTATACTCTATTGTTTCTGCCAGAATTTCCTTATCCAGGGAATTGAGAGATCCGGTATAGTCGGCTGAAATTATAAAAAAAGAGAAGCTCCCCGCGGGAATATTTCCGCGGGGAGAAATTTTTTGAGACAAGATTTCGCTTTTATTTATGAAAATACGAAAAAGTTATTGACAAATAAACCTCTTTGTGATATTATAATAAACTGCATATTAATTCGCGCAAAAAAGAAAAACTGTAACATTTTTGTAAATATACGGCATTCTAAATGTAAAATTTACGCGTTTTCATAGAAAATACAGTTGTGAATATGAACCGGGAATTTTCAAAGACTGATTTTGAATGGAGTGGTTGTTTTATGATGAAACCTTGCCAATTGGGCAACAACGTGCGCATGAGCTTTTCCAAGATCAACGAGACACTGGAAATGCCGAACCTTATCGAGGTTCAACGGAGATCCTACGAATGGTTTCTTAACGAAGGCCTTATGGAGGTGCTGCGCGATGTATCTCCGATAGTCGATTATTCCGGCAATCTTTTTATTGATTTCGTCGATTACAGAATCGAAAGAACACCTAAATATCCGGTAGAGGAATGTAAAGAGCGCGACGTAAACTACGCCGTGCCGCTTCGCGTCAAGGTCAGGCTTTCGAAAAAGGCCACCGATGAAATAAAGGAACAGGAAATATTCATGGGCGATTTCCCGCTCATGACCGACAACGGCACATTTGTCATAAACGGAGCAGAGAGAGTCATTGTTTCTCAGATTGTGCGTTCCCCTGGTATCTATTATGAAAAGTCCACCGACAAAATCGGAAAAAATACATTTGCCGCCACGGTTATTCCTTACCGCGGCGCATGGCTTGAATATGAGACGGATTTAAACGACGTCTTTTATGTCCGCATAGATAAAAACAGAAAATTGCCGGTTACAATCTTCATCCGCGCGCTCGGTCTCAGCACTGATTCCGATATATACGCCATGTTCGGCGAGGATGAAAAGATAAAAAACACAATAGAAAAAGATATGATTTCCGCCGCTGCCGAGGCCAACAAGACGACGCCTTACGAAGAGGCGCTCAAGGAAATATATCGACGTCTGCGTCCGGGAGATCCTCCGCTGATTGAAAGCGCCGAGATACTCATAAACAATCTGTTTTTTGATGCCAGGAGATACGACATTTCAGCGGTCGGACGCTATAAATTCAATAAAAAGCTCGCTTTGGCACGCAGAATTTCCGGATTCAGGCTTGCTCAGGACGCAGTATCAAAGCTGACGGGAGAGATCGTATTTGAAAAGAATACGCTTCTTGACCGTGAAAAAGCTTTAAAGATTCAAGATGCCGGAATATGCGAGGTGTTCGTGTATACCGACAGTGAAAAGCGCGAAAAAGTCCGCAAGGTGTTTTCGAACGGCATGGTCAACATATCTAAAATCCTTGGATATCCGATAGAAGAAAAAACCGGAATCAAAGAAATGGGCCGCCTCAGCATACTTCTGGAAATAATGAACGAAGCTGAGACTGAAGAAGATGTCATTTCTCTCATAAAACAGCGCCGAGACGAGCTTATTCCAAAACATATAACACGCGAGGATATATACGCTTCCATAAACTATCTCATTTGTCTTTCATATGGTATAGGAAATGAAGACGACATAGACCACCTAGGAAACCGCCGCCTCCGTTCTGTGGGAGAGCTTTTACAGAATCAGCTGCGCATCGGTTTTTCGAGAATGGATAAAATCGTCAAGGAACGTATGTCTATTCAGGACAATGAAACGCTTACTCCACAGGCTTTGATCAATATAAGACCGGTGGTTTCGGCAATAAAAGAATTTTTCGGTTCTTCTCCGCTGTCTCAGTTTATGGACCAGAACAATCCGCTTTCAGAGCTGACACATAAGCGCCGTCTGTCCGCGCTGGGCCCCGGAGGTCTTTCGCGTGACCGCGCATCGTTCGAGGTACGCGACGTTCACTATACACAATACGGCAGAATGTGTCCGATAGAGACGCCTGAAGGTCCGAATATCGGTCTTATCTCGTATTTGTCGACATATGCGCGGATCAGTGAGTTCGGCTTTATAGAGGCGCCTTACCGCAAAGTCAACAAAGCGACCGGAGTGGTCACAAGCGAAATCGAATACATGACGGCCGACGTCGAGGACGAATACATTGTCGCCCAGGCCAACGAGCCGCTCACCGAAGAAAACAAATTTAAGAACAAGAAAGTCACCGCCCGTTTCCGCGAGGAAATTCTCGAAGTTGAACAGGAGCGGATAGACTACATGGATATATCTCCGAAAATGGTGGTTTCCGTTGCGACGGCACTGATTCCATTTTTGGAAAACGACGATAACTCACGCGCCCTGATGGGTTCGAACATGCAGAAGCAGGCCGTACCTCTTATGGTAACCGAATCGCCGATTGTCGGCACCGGCATGGAATACAAGGCCGCTGTCGATTCCGGCGTCTGCGTGCTTTGCCGCGAAAGCGGATATGTCGAAAGCGTAAGCTCCAACAAAATCAGCATTGTCACGGACAACGGACGGCATGATACCTATGGGCTTATCAAATTCAAACGCACAAACCAGGGAACATGCATCAATCAGCGTCCGATAGTAAACAAGGACGACCGCGTTGAAAAGGGCATGGTCATCGCGGACGGCGCCGCCACATCCAACGGCGAGCTTGCTCTAGGTAAGAACGTCCTGATCGGCTTTATGACATGGGAAGGATATAACTACGAGGATGCTGTCCTTATCAACGAAAGGCTTGTCCGCGAGGATGTTTATACCTCGATCCATATAGAAGAATATTCGCATGAAGCCCGCGACACTAAGCTCGGACCTGAAGAAATTACAAAGGATATCCCCAGCGTCGGCGACGATGCGTTAAAAGACCTCACCGTCGACGGTATCATCCGCAAGGGCGCGGAGGTTCACGCAGGCGACATACTCGTCGGAAAGGTCACTCCTAAAGGAGAGACCGAGCTCACCGCGGAAGAAAGACTGCTCCGCGCCATATTCGGGGAAAAAGCCAGAGAAGTCAGAGATACATCTCTCAGGCTCCCGCATGGCGAGAGCGGAATCGTAGTGGATGTCAGGACTCTTTCACGCGAAAACGGAGACACGGAGATGTCTCCCGGAGTGAATAAAGTAGTAAAAGTATATGTCGCCCAAAAGAGAAAGATTTCTGTCGGTGACAAAATGGCCGGCCGTCACGGAAACAAGGGCGTTATTTCCCGCATACTTCCGCCGGAGGATATGCCGTTCCTTCCGGACGGCACCCCGCTTGATATAGTTTTAAATCCTCTGGGCGTTCCTTCCCGAATGAACATCGGACAGGTGCTTGAGGTGCATCTCGGACGCGCCGCCCATAAGCTTGGCATCAAGGTTATGACACCGGTGTTTGACGGAGCCAACGAAAAGGATATTGAACAGGCACTGATCGACGCAGGGCTTCCGACAGACGGAAAAAGCGTGCTTTATGACGGACGCACTGGCGAGCCCTTTGACAGCCGCGTCACAGTCGGATATATGTACTTCCTGAAGCTCCATCATCTTGTCGATGATAAAATACACGCGCGTTCGACGGGTCCGTATTCACTGATAACACAGCAGCCTCTCGGAGGAAAAGCACAGTTCGGCGGACAGAGATTCGGCGAAATGGAGGTATGGGCTCTCGAGGCTTACGGAGCGGCTTACACACTTCAGGAGATACTGACTGTAAAATCAGACGATGTTATCGGGCGTGTAAAGACGTTTGAAGCGATCGTTAAAGGTCAGAATATACCTACGCCGGGCGTTCCGGAGTCGTTCAAGGTGCTTATCAGAGAGCTTCAGTCTCTCGGACTCAACGTCCAGGTTCTGAACAAAAACAACGAGGAAGTTGCGCTCAAGGAAATATCCGAGGAAGAGGCCGTGGCACGCGGCATCGATCCCAACGACATAGGCAAGAACATATATGACGACAAGGATCCGATGTACGACGACGAAGAAGGCACTGTGGACGAACCCGAAGGCAGCGAGAAAGACGAATTTGAAGAAGAAGATTTCTTTGAAGAAGAAGAATATAAAGACGATAATATTGACGATAAGGATATGTAAGGAGGCGCGGAATTATGGAACATGTCGATTTTGATAAGATCAAAATAGGGCTGGCATCTCCGGAAATGATCCGTAAATGGTCATACGGCGAGGTTAAAAAGCCGGAAACTATAAATTACAGAACGTTGAAGCCCGAACGTGACGGGCTATTCTGCGAAAGGATTTTCGGGCCGACAAAGGACTGGGAATGCTATTGCGGAAAGTATAAAAAAGTTCGTTATGTCGGTAAAATCTGCGAAAAGTGCGGAGTCGAGGTGACGACCAGCAAGGTCCGCCGCGAAAGAATGGGTCACATTGAGCTTGCCGCCCCTGTTTCGCACATCTGGTATTTTCGCGCTATACCGTCAAGGCTCGGCCTTCTGCTTGATATATCGCCAAGACTTCTTGAAAGAGTATTGTATTTTGCGCAGTATATCGTAACCGATCCGCGAGAAACAAAGCTTTCGCTTAATCAGCTTCTGACGGAATCCGAATACAAGCTCGCGGTGGAAAAATACGAAGGCGATTTTGAAGCCGGTATGGGCGCAGAGGCCATAAAGAAGCTTCTTCAGGCCATTGATCTCAACGCCCTGTCTGCGCAGCTCAAGGAGCAGCTTGAAACTGCCGGCGGACAAAAGAGGCTGAGAATAGTGAAGCGCCTCGAAGTTGTCGAAGCGTTCCGCCTTTCCGGCAACAAACCTGAATGGATGATACTCGATGTCATTCCCGTCATTCCGCCGGACATACGCCCGATGGTACAGCTTGACGGCGGCAGATTTGCCACGAGTGACTTAAATGATCTGTATCGCCGCGTGATAAACCGGAATAACCGTCTGAAAAGGCTCATGGAGCTTCGTGCTCCGGATATAATAATTAGGAATGAAAAGAGAATGCTGCAGGAAGCCGTCGATGCACTTATTGACAACGGCAGACGCGGCAGACCGGTCACCGGCCCAAGCAGCCGCCCGCTTAAATCACTTTCTGAAATGCTCAGAGGCAAGCAGGGAAGATTCCGTCAGAATCTTCTCGGAAAGCGTGTTGACTATTCCGGCCGTTCGGTTATAGTCGTCGGCCCGGATCTGAAAATTTATCAATGCGGTCTTCCCAAGGAAATGGCGCTTGAACTTTTCAAGCCCTTTGTCATGAAACGTCTTGTCGAGACAGGAAAAGCATCAAACATAAAAGATGCGAAAAAGCGCGTTGAACGCGTCAATAACGAAGTTTGGGACGCGCTTGAAACAGTCATAAAGGATCATCCCGTACTTCTTAACCGCGCTCCGACGCTTCACAGATTGTCAATTCAGGCATTTGAGCCAGTGCTTGTCGAAGGAAGAGCCATAAAGCTTCATCCGCTCGTATGTACTGCGTTTAACGCGGACTTTGACGGAGACCAGATGCCTGTTCACGTTCCGCTTTCTCCGGAGGCGCAGGCAGAGGCGAGGTTCCTCATGCTTTCCGCCAACAACCTGTTGAAACCGGTCAACGGCCGCGCTGTCACTGTTCCGACGCAGGACATGGTACTGGGCAGCTATTATCTCACATATGAAAGAGATTTTGTAAACGACAACGAACCGAAGGAACGTCCCGACGAAAAAGGCGAGGGAAAGATATTCCGAGACTTCGACGAAGCTGTAATGGCTTATGAATGCCATGATCTCGGACTTCATGCGCGCATCAAGATCCGTGATAAGAGAATCGATGCCGACGGGAACGAAGTTACCGGGCTTGTTTCAACCACTCTCGGCAGAATGATTTTCAATCAAAAAATACCGCAGAACCTGGGCTTTGTAGACAGGACGAATCCGGACAATCTTTTTAAGCTCGAAATCGACTTTATAGTAACCAAGGATGAGCTTGGAAAAATTATCGACCGCAGTATCAAATATTGCGGCGCATCGCGTACGGCATTCGTGCTTGATGACATAAAGGCGATGGGCTTCAAATACTCCACCAAGGGAGCGATTACGATATCCGTTTCGGATATGACTGTTCCGCCGGAGAAGAAGAGCATCCTCGCCGCCGCCGAAAAGCAGATAGATAAGATCACATTAATGTATAAGCGCGGTCTTCTCTCAGATGAAGAGCGTTATAAGCGTGTCATCAAAATCTGGGAAGATGCCACGAAGGATGTAACAGCCGCTCTTCAGAAGAATTTCAAAAAAGACAACCCGATCAACATGATGGCGGTTTCCGGAGCCCGCGGATCTATCAAACAGATTCGACAGCTCGCGGGAATGCGCGGACTTATGACAACGGCGACAGGAAAAACGCTCGAGCTTCCGATAAAGGCAAACTTCCGTGAAGGCTTGAACATACTCGAATATTTCATCGCGGCAAGAGGCGCCCGCAAGGGTCTTGCCGACACCGCGCTCCGTACAGCGGACTCCGGATATCTTACACGCCGTCTTGTCGATGTATCTCAGGAGGTCATTGTCCGTGAAACGGACTGCGGAACCGAAGAAGGTATCTGGGTTTCCGACATAAAAGAAGGAAACGAAATGATCGAGTCGCTGATCGACCGCATAATCGGTCGTTACTCTGTTCAGGATATCGTCGATCCGTCGACAGGCGAAATAATAATCGAAAAGAACATGATGATCCGCGAAGCACACGCGAAACGGATAATCGCCGCGGGAATAACAAAGGTGCACGTCAGAAGTATTCTGCTTTGCAAATCAAAGCAAGGCGTATGCGCACACTGCTACGGAAGCGACCTTGCCTCCGGAAATCCTGTTAACCTCGGCGAAGCGGTCGGAATAATCGCCGCGCAGTCAATAGGCGAGCCCGGTACGCAGCTTACGATGAGAACGTTCCATACCGGCGGCGTCGCCGGAGCCGATATAACGCAGGGTCTTCCCCGTGTCGAGGAGCTTTTTGAAGCAAGAAATCCGAAGAAATCGGCTATACTTTCGGACATCGATGGAATAGTGACGGTTGACAATACCAAAAAGACGCGTCATATAGTCGTAAAGGATCCTAACACCGGCGAAGAAAAATCATATGCGGCGCCCGCCGGGATCCATCTTGCAGTTTCGGACGGAGACAGCGTGACACGCGGCACCGCGCTTACCGAGGGAATGAGAAAACCGAGCGACATAGTCAGAATCGATGGACTCAACGCGGTATATGAATACATTGTCAAAGAAATCCAGAGAGTGTACCGTTTGCAGGCGGTTGAAATAAACGACAAGCATATTGAAGTAATTGCCCGTCAGATGACACGTAAGGTCAGAGTCGAGCAGGCCGGAAGCACAAATCTTCTTCCTGGATCTCTGGTGGATATAAACGAATTTAATAATGAGAACGAAGCCGTTGAGGCTCGTCTTGCAAAAGGCGAAACGGGAATCGCGGTCGCGGTATCGTCGCCCGTGCTGCTCGGTATCACAAAGGCGTCGCTGTCGACCGAATCGTTCCTGTCCGCTGCGTCGTTCCAGGAAACGACGAAGGTTCTGACTGAAGCCGCGATAAAAGGCAAGGTCGATCCTCTTCTCGGACTTAAAGAAAACGTTATAATCGGTAAACTCATTCCCGCGGGAACCGGTATGAATATTTACAAAAACGTGGATATAGCGCAAGTATCCGGGAAAGACGACAACGACACAGCTGATGTCTGCTATGCAGTAAAGCCGAGTTTGTCCTTAAACGCAAAGAAACCTCACAGTGAGCGATATGGCAATGGATATAATGATGGCAAGGACGACGAAGACATTGACGATGCAAATATCGATGAGCTTGACGAGGATGAATTGGACGAAATAGACTCAGAGCTTGACATCGAGGCAGTAAAAAAGAACAGCTGAGCGTTGCTCGGGCAAAAAATCGGCAAATCAGACCATAAGAAGTGATTACGGATACAAATAATAATAAATTTTCGGAAAAATTGTTGACACAGGCGTATTCTTTGTGGTAATATATTATAGTATGCCAACAGGCATACTATAATACGATATACAAATATTAAAAGTAAGGAGGTGCCACATGCCTACATTTAACCAGCTGGTAAAATATGGTCGCGAAATGCAAACCTACAAATCCAAAGCTCCCGCGCTTCAGACAGGTCTCAATACCATAAAGAAGACGACGGTCGACATCGCATCGCCGCAAAAACGCGGTGTTTGCACCAAGGTTTCGACAAAGACTCCTAAAAAGCCGAACTCAGCGCTTCGAAAGATCGCAAGAGTACGTCTTTCAAACGGAGCTGAAGTAACGGCCTATATTCCCGGTATAGGTCACAACCTTCAGGAGCACTCTGTCGTAATGATCAGAGGCGGAAGAGTAAAGGATCTCCCGGGCGTTCGTTACCACATTATCCGTGGAACCCTTGATACGCAAGGCGTTGCCGGAAGAAATC
This region of Oscillospiraceae bacterium genomic DNA includes:
- the rpsL gene encoding 30S ribosomal protein S12, coding for MPTFNQLVKYGREMQTYKSKAPALQTGLNTIKKTTVDIASPQKRGVCTKVSTKTPKKPNSALRKIARVRLSNGAEVTAYIPGIGHNLQEHSVVMIRGGRVKDLPGVRYHIIRGTLDTQGVAGRNQSRSKYGAKKAKAKKK
- a CDS encoding sugar ABC transporter permease: MQLMNSGAAVKQIPNTQVKKRRKTKSLDKKKARMGWIFVLPFVLIFVLVYVPIVFDSINYSFNEIEILSGGGFDLDYVGWDNYTYALMEDANYVQVLTTGIQQLIFDIPAIVIFSLFMAVLLNQKMVGRTFFRAVFFIPVILSTGIIERIDTDNLMRTAIDSGVGIETGDDQMKNQASQVISMMDVRALFENMKVGQDLVKYVVQMVNNIYNIINRSGVQMLIFLAGLQSISPAIYESCTMEGATAWETFWKITFPMISPMILVNTVYTVIDAFTSQNNTVMQYIQKVGIMTDGNVKSSAMSWMYFLIVMLIISVVAALLSAYVFYQRKD
- a CDS encoding carbohydrate ABC transporter permease encodes the protein MNNTDIKTAEKLKHSGKNLNINKNANANKKIKVDFEGKTSAGERFRLRVFSLYFLKNIVWVIFRLVLLLGISYVIILPFVTKIAGSIMSPDDFLDVTVKLISKYPTLDTYKYIITENKYLTALSNTAILSLLCAVVQMLTCAVVGYGFSKFKFRGNKFLFLCVVFTMIVPHQTLQLSMFMKFRYFDIYGIYSFIYKTFNLESFYTIGKDKFFRFDSVNLINTYWPLAILSFGGLAFKNGLYIFIMRQFYKGVPDELEEAAYVDGSGVIKTFVKIIIPLSIPMMVTVFLFAFSWQWSDNFYTSFFFTKEGLYLMPHIVSVPKTLEKASQLLPNAAAYQNAITSTCGLMIVFPLIILYCFCQNFLIQGIERSGIVG
- a CDS encoding DNA-directed RNA polymerase subunit beta: MMKPCQLGNNVRMSFSKINETLEMPNLIEVQRRSYEWFLNEGLMEVLRDVSPIVDYSGNLFIDFVDYRIERTPKYPVEECKERDVNYAVPLRVKVRLSKKATDEIKEQEIFMGDFPLMTDNGTFVINGAERVIVSQIVRSPGIYYEKSTDKIGKNTFAATVIPYRGAWLEYETDLNDVFYVRIDKNRKLPVTIFIRALGLSTDSDIYAMFGEDEKIKNTIEKDMISAAAEANKTTPYEEALKEIYRRLRPGDPPLIESAEILINNLFFDARRYDISAVGRYKFNKKLALARRISGFRLAQDAVSKLTGEIVFEKNTLLDREKALKIQDAGICEVFVYTDSEKREKVRKVFSNGMVNISKILGYPIEEKTGIKEMGRLSILLEIMNEAETEEDVISLIKQRRDELIPKHITREDIYASINYLICLSYGIGNEDDIDHLGNRRLRSVGELLQNQLRIGFSRMDKIVKERMSIQDNETLTPQALINIRPVVSAIKEFFGSSPLSQFMDQNNPLSELTHKRRLSALGPGGLSRDRASFEVRDVHYTQYGRMCPIETPEGPNIGLISYLSTYARISEFGFIEAPYRKVNKATGVVTSEIEYMTADVEDEYIVAQANEPLTEENKFKNKKVTARFREEILEVEQERIDYMDISPKMVVSVATALIPFLENDDNSRALMGSNMQKQAVPLMVTESPIVGTGMEYKAAVDSGVCVLCRESGYVESVSSNKISIVTDNGRHDTYGLIKFKRTNQGTCINQRPIVNKDDRVEKGMVIADGAATSNGELALGKNVLIGFMTWEGYNYEDAVLINERLVREDVYTSIHIEEYSHEARDTKLGPEEITKDIPSVGDDALKDLTVDGIIRKGAEVHAGDILVGKVTPKGETELTAEERLLRAIFGEKAREVRDTSLRLPHGESGIVVDVRTLSRENGDTEMSPGVNKVVKVYVAQKRKISVGDKMAGRHGNKGVISRILPPEDMPFLPDGTPLDIVLNPLGVPSRMNIGQVLEVHLGRAAHKLGIKVMTPVFDGANEKDIEQALIDAGLPTDGKSVLYDGRTGEPFDSRVTVGYMYFLKLHHLVDDKIHARSTGPYSLITQQPLGGKAQFGGQRFGEMEVWALEAYGAAYTLQEILTVKSDDVIGRVKTFEAIVKGQNIPTPGVPESFKVLIRELQSLGLNVQVLNKNNEEVALKEISEEEAVARGIDPNDIGKNIYDDKDPMYDDEEGTVDEPEGSEKDEFEEEDFFEEEEYKDDNIDDKDM